One segment of Paenibacillus sp. FSL R7-0337 DNA contains the following:
- the narH gene encoding nitrate reductase subunit beta yields MKIKAQVAMVMNLDKCIGCHTCSVTCKTTWTNRKGAEYMWFNNVETKPGIGYPKRWEDQELYKGGWQLRKGKLELKSGNKLSKIALGKIFYNPDMPEMKDYYEPWTYNYEHLTNAGEQKHSPVARAHSAVTGEKMDLEWGPNWEDDLAGAHVTGPLDPNIQKIEEEIKFNFEKSFMIYLPRLCEHCLNPSCVASCPSGAMYKRDEDGIVLVDQEACRGWRYCMTGCPYKKVYFNWQTNKAEKCTFCFPRVEAGLPTVCSETCTGRIRYLGVLLYDADKVLEAASTPDEKDLYQAQCDLFLNPHDPEVRAQARADGISEDWLEAAQNSPVYKLAIEHKLAFPLHPEYRTLPMVWYVPPLSPIMNYFEGKDSLKNPDMIFPAIEEMRTPIQYLANMLTAGDTETVKEALQRMAMMRSYMRAQSTGQEFDLSRLDRVGMTAQQTEEMYRLLAIAKYEDRFVIPTSHKEQHMNPYRAQGAAGYGSDMGGSGFGSGCDGCGPASPSGDTMKTGKEMYEENFYGGIWRD; encoded by the coding sequence TTGAAAATTAAAGCGCAAGTTGCAATGGTAATGAATCTGGATAAATGCATCGGCTGCCACACCTGCAGCGTGACCTGTAAGACCACCTGGACGAACCGCAAGGGTGCGGAATATATGTGGTTCAACAACGTGGAGACGAAGCCGGGCATCGGCTATCCGAAGCGATGGGAAGACCAGGAACTGTACAAGGGAGGCTGGCAGCTTCGCAAGGGGAAGCTGGAGCTGAAATCCGGCAACAAGCTGTCCAAGATCGCGCTCGGCAAAATCTTCTACAACCCTGATATGCCGGAAATGAAGGATTATTATGAGCCTTGGACCTATAACTATGAGCATCTGACTAATGCCGGGGAGCAGAAGCATTCCCCGGTTGCCCGGGCCCACTCTGCTGTAACCGGCGAGAAGATGGATCTGGAATGGGGACCGAACTGGGAGGATGATCTGGCAGGTGCGCATGTGACCGGCCCGCTGGACCCGAACATTCAGAAGATCGAGGAAGAGATCAAGTTCAACTTCGAGAAATCCTTCATGATCTATCTGCCCCGTCTTTGTGAGCACTGCCTGAACCCGAGCTGCGTGGCTTCCTGTCCATCGGGAGCGATGTACAAACGCGATGAGGACGGCATCGTCCTCGTGGACCAGGAGGCCTGCCGCGGCTGGAGATATTGCATGACCGGCTGTCCGTACAAGAAGGTGTACTTCAACTGGCAGACCAACAAGGCGGAGAAATGCACCTTCTGCTTCCCGCGTGTGGAGGCAGGCCTGCCAACGGTCTGTTCCGAGACCTGTACGGGCCGTATCCGTTACCTTGGTGTTCTGCTGTATGACGCCGACAAGGTTCTGGAGGCTGCGTCCACCCCTGACGAGAAAGATCTGTACCAGGCCCAGTGTGATCTGTTCCTGAATCCGCATGATCCAGAGGTTAGAGCCCAGGCGAGGGCGGACGGCATCTCTGAGGACTGGCTGGAGGCTGCGCAGAACTCACCGGTCTACAAGCTGGCGATTGAGCATAAGCTGGCCTTCCCGCTGCACCCGGAATACCGGACGCTGCCGATGGTATGGTATGTACCGCCGCTTAGCCCGATCATGAATTACTTTGAGGGCAAGGATTCACTGAAGAACCCGGATATGATCTTCCCGGCCATCGAAGAGATGCGTACGCCTATTCAATATCTGGCGAATATGCTGACGGCTGGCGATACGGAGACTGTGAAGGAAGCCCTGCAGCGGATGGCGATGATGCGCTCTTACATGCGCGCCCAGTCTACCGGTCAGGAATTCGATCTTAGCCGTCTGGACCGTGTCGGCATGACGGCGCAGCAGACCGAGGAGATGTACCGCCTGCTGGCGATTGCCAAATATGAGGACCGCTTCGTGATCCCGACCTCCCACAAGGAGCAGCACATGAACCCTTACCGCGCGCAAGGCGCGGCTGGCTATGGCAGCGACATGGGCGGCTCGGGCTTCGGCTCCGGCTGTGACGGCTGCGGACCGGCCAGTCCTTCCGGCGACACCATGAAGACCGGCAAGGAGATGTATGAAGAGAATTTCTACGGGGGGATCTGGCGTGATTGA
- the narJ gene encoding nitrate reductase molybdenum cofactor assembly chaperone: MIDLNKLHQYKESFGYFALQLMYPEKLDFHPAFLEEAFDPAHPGYAHVQTYWKHMQSFSLEEIQENYAATFDFQKDCALYMTYFKFEDAKERGQMLAKLKLLYEMFGLEMPESELPDYLPLMCEFIYAAEWLDVPGAPENFRMLMAILEDGSYHLVKALEQRESPYYHLVKGLRETFKACAEQEALSQ, encoded by the coding sequence GTGATTGATCTGAACAAACTGCATCAATACAAGGAGTCCTTCGGTTATTTCGCCTTGCAGCTTATGTACCCGGAGAAGCTGGATTTCCATCCGGCTTTTCTGGAAGAGGCGTTTGACCCTGCTCACCCGGGATATGCCCACGTGCAGACGTACTGGAAGCACATGCAGAGCTTCAGCCTGGAAGAGATTCAGGAGAACTATGCGGCTACGTTTGATTTTCAGAAGGACTGTGCGCTCTATATGACCTATTTCAAGTTCGAGGATGCCAAGGAACGCGGGCAAATGCTCGCCAAACTGAAGCTGCTGTACGAAATGTTCGGCCTTGAAATGCCGGAGAGCGAGCTGCCCGATTACTTGCCGCTGATGTGCGAATTCATCTATGCTGCAGAGTGGCTGGACGTTCCCGGCGCGCCGGAGAACTTCCGGATGCTGATGGCGATTCTGGAGGATGGCTCGTATCATCTGGTGAAGGCGCTGGAGCAGCGGGAGAGTCCATATTATCACCTGGTTAAAGGGTTGCGAGAAACCTTCAAAGCTTGTGCGGAACAGGAGGCCCTAAGTCAATGA
- the narI gene encoding respiratory nitrate reductase subunit gamma: MNMMGQFLWVIFPYMCMVVFIGGHIARYRKDQFNWTAKSSEFIEKKQLKFGSILFHLGIMPVILGHIGGLAVPKSWLEAVGVSDHMYHIGAVYIGGIFGAATLAGMLILTSRRFTLKNVRRLSSASDLIVNTLLLFIVFMGMYSTIVTNVVQPEFDYRDTISVWFRGLFMFRPDPSLMSGVPFSFKLHILSGFAIFAFWPFTRLVHVWSVPLNYVGRSYILYRRNKSN; encoded by the coding sequence ATGAATATGATGGGTCAGTTTTTATGGGTTATTTTCCCGTATATGTGTATGGTCGTATTTATCGGCGGGCATATTGCCCGCTACCGTAAGGATCAATTCAACTGGACAGCTAAGTCCAGCGAATTCATTGAGAAAAAACAGCTGAAATTCGGCAGCATTCTGTTCCACCTCGGCATCATGCCGGTCATTCTGGGCCACATCGGCGGTCTCGCCGTTCCCAAGTCCTGGCTGGAGGCTGTCGGTGTCAGCGATCATATGTACCATATCGGTGCTGTATACATCGGGGGAATCTTCGGTGCGGCTACCCTGGCAGGGATGCTGATCCTGACCTCACGGCGCTTCACACTGAAGAACGTCCGCCGGCTCAGCAGCGCCTCCGATCTGATCGTCAACACGCTCCTGCTGTTCATTGTGTTCATGGGGATGTACTCCACGATTGTCACGAATGTGGTACAGCCTGAGTTCGACTACCGGGATACGATCTCGGTGTGGTTCCGCGGCTTGTTCATGTTCCGCCCGGACCCGTCGCTGATGAGCGGAGTGCCGTTCTCCTTCAAGCTGCACATTCTGTCAGGGTTCGCGATCTTTGCCTTCTGGCCGTTCACCCGGCTGGTTCACGTATGGAGTGTTCCGTTGAATTATGTAGGCAGAAGTTATATCCTATACAGAAGAAATAAATCAAATTAA
- a CDS encoding GAF domain-containing protein — protein sequence MMNKVDYQTRLDQIRKCLGYDFMSLAFAEPAEYDYAIRWKYASGNISDRYKRIVLQSGRGIAGIVFKTGKPFLIPSVKLMVKPDSLFNYPITKMENLNSIGAVPMWNDARVAGVLLGGFRGDRQVTAEMLRDLEATARGGIGDLNGKELLLS from the coding sequence ATGATGAATAAGGTGGATTACCAGACCCGGCTTGACCAGATCCGTAAGTGCCTGGGATATGACTTCATGTCGCTGGCGTTCGCCGAACCGGCGGAGTATGACTATGCGATCCGCTGGAAATACGCCTCAGGCAATATAAGTGACCGCTACAAACGGATTGTGCTGCAATCCGGCAGAGGGATTGCCGGCATCGTGTTCAAGACCGGCAAGCCCTTCCTGATCCCTTCGGTGAAGCTTATGGTGAAGCCCGACAGCCTGTTCAATTACCCCATCACTAAGATGGAGAATCTGAACAGCATCGGGGCGGTGCCGATGTGGAATGATGCCCGTGTGGCTGGCGTGCTTCTGGGCGGCTTCAGAGGGGACCGGCAGGTGACCGCTGAGATGCTGCGTGACCTGGAAGCGACAGCGCGGGGCGGCATTGGAGACTTGAACGGGAAGGAATTGTTGCTCAGTTGA
- a CDS encoding sensor histidine kinase produces the protein MTKLFENSSEAMFFFDRQGKALAMNPAAETIVDKDILRQLYQGNPEALCGTCRGYTSETELRTCLNCYFHTPDSEEFTSYQVYLETRDKGIVPYAATFHTIDEENGIRIFMLRDLTRQFKTQEKFYQNKMMKHIIEAQENERKRISRELHDSVAQELMSAVIDLRVLKYMTADDGLLKKVKQTEVSMTRLLSDIRNLSVELRPAALDDFGLEAAFRSHFKRVEQTYGLVIEYESRLPEKRYGSEIETVMYRVCQEAVLNALKYAQVDSVKVSLTENGGMLQLLVQDDGIGFHLGDEPTGTGLGLFGMQERAELVGGTFSVDSETGKGTRIMLQVPV, from the coding sequence ATGACGAAGCTGTTCGAGAACAGCTCGGAGGCGATGTTCTTTTTTGACCGGCAAGGGAAAGCCCTGGCGATGAATCCGGCTGCCGAGACGATTGTCGACAAGGATATTCTAAGGCAGCTGTATCAGGGGAATCCTGAAGCGCTCTGCGGAACCTGCCGGGGATATACCAGTGAGACGGAGCTGCGTACCTGCCTGAATTGTTATTTTCACACCCCGGACTCAGAGGAGTTCACCTCTTATCAGGTCTATCTGGAGACCAGGGACAAGGGGATTGTGCCTTATGCCGCGACCTTTCACACGATAGATGAAGAGAACGGAATCCGGATCTTTATGCTCAGGGATTTAACGAGACAGTTCAAGACGCAAGAGAAGTTCTACCAGAACAAGATGATGAAGCATATTATTGAAGCCCAGGAGAATGAACGCAAGCGGATCTCCCGTGAACTGCATGACAGCGTTGCGCAAGAGCTGATGAGTGCCGTGATTGATCTGCGTGTGCTGAAATATATGACAGCCGATGATGGCCTGTTGAAGAAAGTGAAGCAAACCGAAGTGTCGATGACCCGGCTGCTGAGTGATATCCGCAACCTGTCGGTGGAGCTTAGGCCGGCTGCCCTGGATGATTTCGGTCTGGAGGCGGCTTTCCGCTCCCACTTCAAGCGGGTAGAACAAACATATGGCCTTGTGATTGAGTATGAATCCCGGCTGCCCGAGAAGCGGTACGGGAGTGAGATCGAGACGGTCATGTACCGGGTATGCCAGGAAGCGGTGCTGAATGCCTTGAAGTATGCCCAGGTAGACAGCGTCAAGGTCTCGCTCACCGAGAACGGCGGCATGCTGCAGCTTCTGGTTCAGGATGACGGCATCGGCTTCCATCTGGGAGATGAGCCTACTGGAACCGGGCTTGGCTTGTTCGGGATGCAGGAGCGGGCGGAACTGGTGGGCGGAACCTTCAGTGTGGATTCAGAGACCGGCAAGGGGACCCGGATTATGCTGCAGGTTCCTGTATGA
- a CDS encoding response regulator transcription factor has product MKIVIADDHAIVRSGFSMILNFQDDIEVIGAAADGREAYTMVAKLRPDILIMDLSMPPGESGLTATGKIKEDYPDTRILILTMHDDDEYLFHVLKNGASGYVLKSAPDEELLLAIRTIYEGGTYIHPKMATSLVREFIKQDKTGGTEDLFELLSKRELEILPLIAKGYGNKEIAEKLFISVKTVEAHKAKIMEKLNLKSRPELVEYALRKKMLDF; this is encoded by the coding sequence ATGAAGATCGTCATTGCAGACGACCATGCGATCGTACGCAGCGGATTCTCCATGATTCTTAATTTTCAGGATGATATTGAAGTGATCGGAGCAGCGGCGGACGGCAGGGAAGCCTACACCATGGTCGCCAAGCTCCGGCCGGATATCCTGATTATGGATTTAAGCATGCCTCCTGGAGAAAGCGGGCTGACCGCGACCGGCAAGATCAAGGAGGATTATCCCGATACCCGAATTCTCATTCTGACGATGCATGACGATGATGAATATCTCTTCCATGTCTTGAAGAACGGGGCCTCCGGGTATGTGCTCAAGAGTGCACCGGATGAGGAGCTGCTGCTGGCGATCCGCACGATTTATGAAGGCGGTACTTATATTCATCCCAAGATGGCTACCTCACTGGTCCGTGAGTTCATTAAGCAGGACAAGACCGGCGGGACCGAGGATCTGTTCGAGCTGCTGTCCAAGCGGGAGCTGGAGATTCTGCCGCTCATTGCTAAGGGATACGGGAATAAGGAGATTGCCGAGAAGCTCTTTATTTCTGTCAAGACCGTGGAGGCCCACAAGGCCAAAATTATGGAGAAGCTTAACCTTAAAAGCCGGCCCGAGCTGGTCGAATACGCTTTGAGGAAAAAAATGCTGGATTTCTGA
- a CDS encoding hemerythrin domain-containing protein, whose translation MPEHTNLKFTLPAMRILENEHRYLTFLMEEWHAIVLWFEREQITLEEAKTQLEKLRKAVQEFGVPLKRHTEKEETYFFPLLGQYIGFDQGPLAGIQEEHREIDGYIGHFLHHSEGDINQMTLEGIRSAVHDAGEAFEVLTVHFVKEETVIFPMGENQLSPKDKERLSEQLNTLIT comes from the coding sequence ATGCCGGAACATACAAACCTTAAGTTTACGCTGCCCGCGATGCGCATCCTTGAGAATGAACACCGCTATTTGACTTTTCTGATGGAGGAATGGCATGCCATTGTCCTCTGGTTTGAGCGGGAGCAGATTACGCTGGAAGAGGCCAAGACACAGCTTGAGAAGCTGCGTAAGGCAGTGCAGGAGTTCGGCGTTCCGCTGAAGCGGCACACGGAGAAGGAAGAGACGTATTTCTTCCCGCTGCTGGGCCAGTATATCGGCTTCGACCAGGGCCCGCTGGCAGGCATCCAGGAGGAGCACCGCGAGATTGACGGGTACATCGGGCATTTCCTGCATCACTCTGAGGGGGATATCAACCAGATGACGCTTGAGGGAATCCGCTCAGCAGTGCACGATGCGGGAGAGGCCTTCGAGGTGCTGACCGTCCATTTTGTCAAAGAAGAGACGGTGATCTTCCCGATGGGTGAGAACCAGCTGAGTCCGAAGGACAAGGAACGTTTAAGTGAACAGTTAAATACGCTGATTACGTGA
- a CDS encoding nitrate/nitrite transporter produces MIKKMQLPLQTLNLITGFMVWVIISSLMPFISEDISIPPGRLAMVTAIPVVLGSILRIPLGYYANILGARIIFMSSFVLLLFPVYFISVASTVTHLIIGGLFLGVGGAVFSVGVTSLPKYYPKEKHGLVNGIYGIGNLGTAVTTFSAPILAAQFGWANAVKMYLILLLVFIVLNFFFGDRQEPKLRTPIIEQIKGVSRNEKLWLFSLFYFITFGSFVAFTIYLPNFLVSSFGLEKVDAGMRTAGFIAVATFFRPIGGWLADKFQPLFLLIFTFSVYTVAAIILAFMPDMGLYTAGCLAIAVSAGIGNGVIFKLVPLYFNKQAGIANGIVSMMGGLGGFFPPIMLSVIHAATGQYSIGFMLLSQVALASLVLVVWLYFQDRLALTSEVFNSTGQGILVTDVSGHIKTVNPAFTKLTGYTEEEVLGKQPSLLKSGRQPKDFYRVMWGEVKAKGMWQGEIWNKRKNGEEYLQWLNISAVKDETGEDVRYVGTFSDITEK; encoded by the coding sequence ATGATTAAAAAAATGCAATTGCCGCTGCAAACCTTAAACTTGATTACCGGATTCATGGTGTGGGTCATTATCTCCTCCTTGATGCCCTTTATCTCGGAGGATATCAGCATCCCTCCCGGGCGGCTGGCGATGGTCACGGCCATTCCGGTCGTGCTTGGCTCGATTCTGAGAATTCCGCTGGGCTATTATGCGAATATTCTGGGGGCGCGGATTATTTTTATGTCCAGCTTCGTGCTGCTGCTGTTCCCGGTCTACTTCATCAGTGTGGCTTCAACCGTAACCCATCTGATTATCGGCGGCCTGTTCCTGGGTGTCGGCGGCGCGGTCTTCTCTGTAGGGGTAACCTCTTTGCCGAAGTATTATCCGAAGGAGAAGCATGGTCTGGTTAACGGTATCTATGGAATCGGAAATCTCGGCACAGCGGTTACAACCTTCTCGGCGCCTATCCTGGCAGCACAGTTCGGCTGGGCGAACGCAGTCAAAATGTATCTGATTCTGCTGCTGGTCTTCATCGTCCTTAACTTCTTCTTCGGGGACCGTCAGGAGCCCAAGCTCCGCACTCCGATTATTGAACAGATCAAGGGCGTGTCAAGGAACGAGAAGCTCTGGCTGTTCTCATTGTTCTATTTCATTACCTTTGGCTCCTTCGTAGCCTTTACCATTTATTTGCCGAATTTTCTGGTATCCAGTTTTGGCCTGGAAAAAGTGGACGCCGGGATGCGCACCGCCGGCTTCATCGCAGTAGCGACCTTCTTCCGTCCGATTGGCGGCTGGCTGGCTGACAAGTTCCAGCCCTTGTTCTTACTTATCTTTACCTTCAGTGTCTACACCGTGGCTGCCATTATTCTGGCATTCATGCCGGACATGGGCCTGTATACAGCAGGCTGCCTGGCGATTGCTGTAAGTGCGGGAATCGGCAACGGTGTTATTTTCAAGCTGGTGCCGTTGTACTTCAATAAGCAGGCGGGGATTGCCAACGGGATCGTGTCGATGATGGGCGGTCTGGGCGGATTCTTCCCTCCGATCATGCTATCTGTGATTCATGCGGCAACCGGACAATATTCCATCGGCTTCATGCTGCTGTCCCAGGTGGCGCTGGCCAGTCTGGTGCTCGTGGTATGGCTGTACTTCCAGGACCGGCTTGCTCTCACCTCTGAGGTGTTCAATTCGACCGGCCAGGGGATTCTGGTTACGGATGTGTCCGGCCACATCAAGACGGTCAATCCGGCCTTCACGAAGCTTACCGGCTACACCGAGGAAGAGGTGCTTGGCAAACAGCCAAGCCTGCTGAAATCCGGCCGCCAGCCGAAGGACTTTTACCGCGTGATGTGGGGTGAAGTCAAGGCAAAGGGCATGTGGCAGGGAGAGATCTGGAACAAGCGCAAGAATGGAGAAGAATACCTGCAGTGGCTGAATATCAGCGCTGTGAAGGATGAGACCGGTGAAGATGTCCGGTATGTAGGCACCTTCAGCGATATTACAGAGAAATAA
- the glp gene encoding gephyrin-like molybdotransferase Glp has product MKVEKTRTPVTVAEAVQRVTGRVCRTGTETVPLHASYGRILAEPLTATHDVPHFTRSPYDGYAIASRDSAEASGSNRVSFTVVDHIGAGEVSQAVIGAGEAVRLMTGAALPAGADAVVMFEQAVSEGRTFTIRKAFAPQENLSLQGEDMLAGETVIPAGSFIHPGVVALLATFGYGEVKAGKRPVVGILSTGTELLAVTDALVPGKIRNSNGPMIAAQLARMGIPYRIYDTAADRLEECLQTVRRALAETDCLITTGGVSVGDYDYLPEIYKRLGADVLFNKVAMRPGSVTTVAVAGDQFLFGLSGNPSACFTGFELFVRPALLKMMGSDHLYLPRTTAVLAENFAKANPFTRFVRAVYDGTSVRPAGFNKSNAVSSIARGNSLIVLPGGTRGFAAGDKVDVLLLGVEEGMNDWVL; this is encoded by the coding sequence ATGAAGGTGGAGAAGACCAGAACTCCGGTTACTGTAGCGGAAGCTGTGCAGAGGGTAACCGGGAGAGTATGCCGCACAGGTACAGAGACCGTTCCGCTTCACGCCAGCTATGGACGTATTCTGGCTGAGCCGCTCACGGCAACCCATGATGTACCGCATTTCACCCGTTCCCCGTATGACGGCTATGCCATCGCTTCCCGGGATTCGGCCGAGGCTTCCGGCAGCAACCGGGTCAGCTTCACCGTGGTAGATCATATCGGCGCAGGAGAAGTCTCGCAGGCAGTGATCGGTGCTGGCGAAGCGGTACGGCTGATGACGGGGGCAGCGCTGCCTGCTGGGGCAGATGCGGTAGTTATGTTTGAACAAGCAGTCTCAGAGGGGCGGACGTTTACGATCCGTAAGGCGTTTGCGCCGCAGGAGAATCTGTCCCTGCAAGGGGAGGATATGCTAGCGGGTGAAACGGTCATTCCGGCCGGAAGCTTCATTCATCCTGGGGTTGTGGCACTGCTGGCTACCTTCGGCTACGGGGAGGTTAAGGCAGGGAAGCGGCCGGTGGTGGGGATTCTGTCTACGGGCACCGAGCTGCTGGCAGTGACAGACGCGCTCGTACCTGGCAAAATCCGTAACAGCAACGGGCCGATGATTGCCGCTCAGCTCGCCAGGATGGGTATCCCGTACCGGATCTATGATACGGCAGCGGACCGGCTGGAGGAATGCCTGCAGACTGTCCGTCGGGCGCTCGCTGAGACCGACTGTCTGATCACAACGGGCGGAGTATCAGTGGGTGATTATGACTACCTGCCGGAGATCTACAAGCGCCTTGGAGCCGATGTGTTGTTCAATAAGGTGGCGATGCGTCCCGGCAGTGTGACTACAGTGGCAGTGGCCGGGGATCAATTCCTGTTCGGACTGTCCGGCAATCCTTCAGCGTGCTTCACTGGCTTCGAGCTGTTTGTAAGACCTGCGCTACTTAAGATGATGGGGTCAGACCATCTGTATCTGCCGCGTACCACAGCTGTTCTGGCGGAGAATTTCGCCAAGGCGAATCCGTTCACCCGGTTCGTCCGGGCGGTATATGACGGCACTTCGGTCCGGCCTGCCGGCTTCAATAAATCGAATGCTGTCTCGTCCATCGCACGCGGCAATTCCCTGATAGTACTGCCTGGCGGAACAAGAGGCTTCGCCGCAGGGGATAAGGTGGATGTCCTGCTGCTCGGGGTGGAAGAGGGCATGAATGATTGGGTATTGTAA
- the moaA gene encoding GTP 3',8-cyclase MoaA has product MNHHPLQDQLRRPIHDLRISVTDRCNFRCSYCMPKEIFGDDYAFLPSGELLTFEEITRLAKLFVSLGVSKIRLTGGEPLMRRHLPELVTKISAIPGVEDMGLTTNGVLLGGQAAPLYTAGLRRLNVSLDALEPELFGRMNGRGFRPGMILEAIDQAAAAGFEVKVNMVVQRGVNESEILPMAAYFKKRKITLRFIEFMDVGNDNGWSYDKVVTKQEILQQLQSVYTLEALEQNYSGEVAQRYGYLGSPAQVGFITSVSESFCSTCSRARLSSDGKLYTCLFASKGFDLRAMLRGGAGDEELLAAIKQVWEQRSDRYSDERTEETRRSKAKIGMSYIGG; this is encoded by the coding sequence ATGAATCATCATCCACTGCAAGATCAGCTGCGGCGGCCTATCCATGATTTGCGGATTTCGGTCACGGACCGGTGTAATTTCCGCTGTTCCTACTGCATGCCGAAGGAGATTTTCGGTGACGACTATGCTTTTCTTCCATCCGGTGAGCTGCTCACCTTCGAAGAGATCACCCGGCTGGCGAAACTGTTCGTCTCGCTCGGCGTAAGCAAGATCCGTCTGACCGGGGGCGAGCCGCTGATGCGCCGCCATCTGCCGGAGCTGGTTACCAAGATCTCCGCCATTCCCGGTGTAGAGGATATGGGACTGACGACGAATGGAGTCCTGCTGGGCGGACAGGCAGCTCCGCTGTATACTGCGGGCCTGCGCAGGCTGAATGTCAGCCTGGATGCGCTGGAGCCCGAGCTGTTCGGCAGAATGAACGGGCGGGGCTTCAGGCCGGGAATGATTCTGGAGGCTATAGATCAGGCAGCAGCCGCCGGGTTCGAGGTCAAGGTGAATATGGTCGTCCAGCGGGGCGTGAACGAATCAGAGATTCTTCCGATGGCCGCCTACTTCAAGAAGCGGAAGATCACGCTGCGCTTCATCGAGTTCATGGATGTCGGCAACGATAACGGCTGGAGCTATGATAAGGTCGTCACCAAGCAAGAAATCCTGCAGCAACTGCAAAGCGTCTATACGCTGGAAGCTCTTGAGCAGAATTACAGCGGCGAGGTCGCGCAGCGCTACGGCTATCTTGGCAGTCCGGCCCAGGTCGGCTTCATCACTTCCGTGTCCGAATCGTTCTGTTCCACCTGTTCGCGTGCCCGGCTGTCTTCGGACGGTAAGCTGTATACCTGCCTGTTTGCCTCCAAGGGCTTTGACCTTAGGGCCATGCTGCGCGGAGGGGCTGGCGACGAAGAGCTGCTGGCAGCAATTAAGCAGGTATGGGAGCAGCGCAGCGACCGTTATTCCGATGAGCGGACGGAAGAGACCCGCAGAAGCAAGGCCAAGATTGGCATGTCCTATATTGGAGGATAA